One Blattabacterium cuenoti genomic window carries:
- the atpG gene encoding ATP synthase F1 subunit gamma, producing the protein MSNLKEIKRRILSVESVIKTTEAMKMISVVKLRKTKDLLLQSKIYLDYIEMILLDILLIENKKITEKNKYFLEKKGKIQLFIVFTSDRGLCGSFNSSIFEKIHDIFQKKGNLHNECMFLSIGKKGFDFLCKNRKYVIYNKNCIESNLSNQKIISLVSELILGFFKNKFSSIYLIYNHLKNSLFQETIVEKFLPITAKDLKKKILEISYILEPSQKKIFNFLIPKFLNAKLLKIFWESTTAEYTARMISMHKATENAYDIKHDLILNYNKERQTTITKEILEIISGLESMK; encoded by the coding sequence ATGTCTAATCTCAAAGAAATCAAAAGAAGAATACTGTCTGTAGAATCAGTTATAAAAACTACAGAAGCAATGAAAATGATTTCTGTAGTAAAATTACGAAAAACAAAAGATTTACTTCTCCAATCCAAAATTTATTTGGATTATATAGAAATGATTCTTTTAGATATTTTGTTAATAGAAAACAAAAAAATTACTGAAAAAAATAAATATTTTTTAGAAAAAAAAGGAAAAATACAATTATTTATTGTATTTACTTCTGATCGTGGTTTATGTGGCTCTTTTAATTCTTCTATTTTTGAAAAAATTCATGATATTTTTCAAAAAAAAGGAAATTTACATAATGAATGTATGTTTTTATCTATTGGAAAAAAAGGATTTGATTTTTTGTGTAAAAACAGGAAATATGTGATATATAATAAGAATTGTATCGAAAGCAATTTATCGAATCAAAAAATTATATCTTTAGTATCAGAGTTGATTTTGGGTTTTTTCAAAAATAAATTTTCTTCTATTTATTTAATATATAACCATTTAAAAAATTCCTTATTTCAAGAAACAATTGTAGAAAAATTTCTTCCAATTACTGCTAAAGATTTAAAAAAAAAAATACTAGAAATTTCCTATATTTTAGAACCTTCTCAAAAAAAAATATTCAATTTTTTGATTCCAAAATTTTTAAACGCTAAATTATTGAAAATTTTTTGGGAATCTACTACAGCAGAATATACAGCTCGTATGATATCTATGCATAAAGCTACAGAAAATGCATATGATATTAAACATGATTTGATATTAAATTACAATAAAGAAAGACAAACTACAATAACTAAAGAAATACTTGAAATTATCAGTGGATTAGAATCTATGAAATAA
- the trpS gene encoding tryptophan--tRNA ligase yields the protein MENMLTGIRSTGSPHLGNILGVIIPSVSMANKNIKHSSFIFIADLHSMVQMNHINIKAIKNNTYQIAAAWLAFGLNVDNCLFYRQSDVSLVTELAWYFNCLYPYKRLALSHAFKKEMKKIDQSKISAGLFTYPILMAADILLYNAKIVPVGMDQLQHIEIARRIANYFNKKIGKKLFVLPNAFLQKKSMFVLGTDGKKMSKSQKNCIDIFSSDEILKKQIMSIRTDSKSVEEKKKPENDYIMSLYSLLASVEEIDIMKKKYIKGGYGYYEAKIALYEHIIHKFSSERKKFFSFMKNKSLLDHILFLGAKKAKSIAHERLNFIRKYLNFNSII from the coding sequence ATGGAAAATATGTTAACAGGAATTAGAAGTACAGGGTCTCCTCATTTAGGAAATATTTTAGGTGTTATTATTCCGTCTGTATCCATGGCTAATAAAAACATAAAACATTCCTCATTTATATTTATAGCAGATTTACATTCTATGGTTCAAATGAATCATATAAATATAAAAGCAATAAAAAATAATACTTATCAAATTGCAGCTGCATGGTTAGCTTTTGGGTTAAATGTTGATAATTGTTTATTTTATAGACAATCCGATGTTTCATTGGTAACTGAATTAGCTTGGTATTTCAATTGTTTGTATCCATACAAAAGACTTGCATTATCTCATGCTTTCAAAAAAGAAATGAAAAAAATAGATCAAAGCAAAATAAGCGCCGGTTTATTTACTTATCCTATTTTAATGGCTGCCGATATTTTACTTTATAATGCAAAAATTGTTCCAGTAGGAATGGATCAATTACAACATATAGAAATAGCTCGTCGTATAGCTAATTATTTTAATAAAAAAATAGGAAAAAAATTATTTGTGTTACCTAATGCATTTTTACAAAAAAAAAGTATGTTCGTGTTAGGAACAGATGGAAAAAAAATGAGTAAATCTCAAAAAAATTGTATTGATATTTTTTCTTCTGATGAAATTTTGAAGAAACAAATTATGAGTATTCGCACAGATAGTAAATCCGTAGAAGAAAAGAAAAAACCTGAAAATGATTATATTATGTCTTTATACAGTTTACTAGCTTCTGTGGAAGAAATAGATATTATGAAAAAAAAATATATCAAAGGAGGATATGGATATTATGAAGCAAAAATTGCATTATATGAACATATCATTCATAAATTCTCGTCGGAGAGAAAGAAATTTTTTTCTTTTATGAAAAATAAATCTTTATTAGATCATATTTTATTTCTAGGAGCTAAAAAAGCAAAAAGTATAGCTCACGAAAGATTAAATTTTATTAGAAAATATTTGAATTTCAATTCTATAATTTGA
- the atpB gene encoding F0F1 ATP synthase subunit A, with product MISKKIIHSFFSFLFLFLFVECANKNHNEDKKKDDVDIANIIFDHVGDSHEWHVVGTHNHGITFSLPIILWNRNKGLDIFSSSKFSCKNVVKGKYGYYKMFKGIIYNTNYLGSLYMDSKGVPKNDKPWDFSITKNVVSIFMSSFLLSYIFIRMKRNYKNYQLKWSLGIFLEFLILFIRDEIAIPNIGSRKYKIFLPFLLTSFFFILINNLIGLIPGFPNVTGNISITLVLSVMTFIVSNINSNVSYWKHIFWMPEVPIGIRLLLAPIEFIGIFIRPLTLCIRLFANITAGHIIILSFICLIFIFKNFFIAGFSIIFGFFISMLEIMVSFLQAFIFTTLSALLIGMSVKNYDHDSSKTH from the coding sequence ATGATTTCGAAAAAAATAATACATTCGTTTTTTTCTTTTTTGTTTTTATTTTTGTTTGTTGAATGCGCTAATAAAAATCATAATGAAGATAAAAAAAAAGATGATGTAGATATCGCCAATATTATTTTTGATCATGTAGGTGACTCTCATGAATGGCACGTTGTAGGGACTCATAATCATGGAATTACTTTTTCTTTACCAATTATTTTATGGAATAGGAACAAAGGATTAGATATTTTTTCTTCATCAAAATTTTCATGTAAAAATGTAGTAAAAGGAAAATATGGATATTATAAAATGTTTAAGGGGATAATATATAACACGAATTATTTGGGATCGTTATATATGGATTCGAAAGGAGTTCCTAAAAATGATAAACCTTGGGATTTTTCTATTACAAAAAATGTGGTATCTATTTTTATGTCTTCTTTTTTGTTATCTTATATTTTTATTCGAATGAAACGGAATTATAAAAATTATCAACTTAAATGGAGTTTAGGTATTTTTTTAGAATTTTTAATTTTGTTTATACGGGATGAAATAGCTATTCCTAATATTGGAAGCAGAAAATATAAAATTTTTCTTCCTTTTTTGTTAACATCCTTTTTTTTTATATTAATTAATAATTTGATAGGCCTTATTCCAGGATTTCCAAATGTAACAGGGAACATAAGTATCACATTAGTATTATCTGTTATGACTTTTATTGTTAGCAATATAAATTCAAATGTAAGTTATTGGAAACATATTTTTTGGATGCCAGAAGTTCCAATAGGAATTAGATTATTATTAGCACCTATCGAATTTATCGGAATTTTTATTCGTCCATTAACTTTGTGTATTCGATTATTTGCTAATATTACTGCTGGACATATAATTATTTTAAGTTTTATTTGTCTCATTTTTATTTTTAAAAATTTTTTTATAGCTGGGTTTTCCATAATTTTCGGTTTTTTTATTTCTATGTTAGAAATTATGGTTTCTTTTCTACAAGCTTTTATTTTTACAACTTTGTCTGCTTTACTTATAGGAATGTCCGTTAAAAATTATGATCATGATAGTAGTAAAACACATTAA
- the folE gene encoding GTP cyclohydrolase I FolE, giving the protein MEEKHKKNLRKEKLNCIFNHSINTDRFLHKNVSFMSDEDKIERIEKHFFQIMKILGLDMNDDSLRKTPKRVAKMFIQEIFSGLNSKNIPNFSIFENKYKYNQMLIEKNITVYSTCEHHFLPIVGKAHVGYISNGKVVGLSKINRIVNFYAKRPQVQERLTMQIVQSLQKMLETQDVACVIEAKHLCVNSRGIKDIDSSTVTTELIGAFKKNLEIRKEFLHYIGIS; this is encoded by the coding sequence ATGGAAGAAAAACATAAAAAAAATTTAAGAAAAGAAAAACTGAATTGTATTTTCAATCATTCAATCAATACAGATCGTTTCTTACATAAGAATGTTAGTTTTATGAGTGATGAAGATAAAATTGAAAGAATCGAAAAACATTTTTTTCAAATTATGAAAATTTTAGGTTTAGATATGAATGATGATAGTTTGCGAAAAACACCTAAACGGGTAGCAAAAATGTTTATACAAGAGATATTTAGCGGTCTAAATTCAAAAAATATACCCAATTTTTCAATTTTCGAAAATAAATATAAATACAATCAGATGTTAATAGAAAAAAATATAACAGTTTATTCTACTTGTGAACATCATTTCCTTCCTATAGTAGGAAAAGCTCATGTAGGTTATATTTCTAACGGAAAAGTAGTAGGTCTTTCTAAAATCAATAGAATTGTAAATTTTTATGCAAAAAGACCACAAGTTCAAGAACGTTTGACAATGCAAATTGTACAATCTTTGCAAAAAATGTTAGAGACACAAGATGTTGCTTGTGTTATAGAGGCGAAACATTTATGCGTAAATTCTCGTGGAATTAAGGATATAGATAGTAGCACTGTCACTACTGAATTAATAGGAGCTTTCAAAAAAAATTTGGAAATCCGAAAGGAATTTTTGCATTATATTGGAATTTCTTAA
- the atpE gene encoding ATP synthase F0 subunit C, translated as MDIDLTYSGLAALGSGLAVIGAGLGIGKIGSSAMDAIARQPEASNKIQNAMIIAAALIEGAALFGIVTTLLAVFK; from the coding sequence ATGGATATAGATTTAACTTATTCAGGTTTAGCCGCTTTAGGATCCGGTCTTGCAGTAATAGGAGCAGGATTAGGAATTGGAAAAATTGGAAGCTCCGCAATGGATGCTATTGCGAGACAACCTGAAGCTTCAAATAAAATACAAAATGCTATGATTATAGCGGCAGCATTAATTGAAGGGGCAGCATTGTTTGGGATTGTTACTACATTATTAGCTGTATTTAAATAA
- the cysS gene encoding cysteine--tRNA ligase — protein MEEKDYSYKNRNYLKIYNSLTEKKELFHPIHKEYVGIYVCGPTVYNHLHLGNCRTFISFDIVFRYLKHLGYKVRYVRNITDVGHLENENYDAEDKIYKKSRIEGLEPMEVVQKYTLSFHNLLNILNVLPPSIEPTATGHIIEQIDMIQKLIKKKLAYEINGSVYFDLKEYRKSYPYGVISKNKIDRLYHKKLKFLKEKRGFHDFSLWKKADSRHIMNWNSPWGKGFPGWHIECTAMSIKYLGETFDIHGGGIDLKFPHHECELAQAIGIYNKSNFAHYWMHANMFTLNGKKMSKSTGNFLEIKDIIYDKYDKKICGKAFSPNIFRFYILLSHYRNVMDFSYKGLIDAEKGYHRIMNAVNVLRNFEPKTSKDILKNHNIFNVNHWINICYQAINDDFNTPLLIAHLFQASIHIMNHNSLQNIDHVNLFLLKKYMIHFVFDILGIQEINHHEENSRKLKILIKRLIKFRTEERNQKNWIISDKIRKELSYIGVLLHDKKLLQ, from the coding sequence ATGGAGGAAAAAGATTATTCATATAAAAATCGAAATTATCTAAAAATATATAATTCTTTAACAGAAAAAAAAGAATTGTTTCATCCTATTCACAAAGAATATGTTGGAATTTATGTATGTGGACCAACAGTTTATAATCACTTGCATTTAGGGAATTGCAGAACTTTTATATCGTTTGATATTGTCTTTCGTTATCTTAAACATTTGGGATACAAAGTTCGTTATGTTAGAAACATTACTGATGTTGGACATTTAGAGAATGAAAATTATGACGCAGAAGACAAAATTTATAAAAAATCTCGTATAGAAGGGTTGGAACCTATGGAGGTGGTTCAAAAATATACTCTTTCTTTTCACAATTTATTGAATATTTTAAATGTATTACCTCCAAGTATAGAACCTACAGCAACAGGACATATTATAGAACAAATAGATATGATTCAAAAGTTAATTAAAAAAAAATTAGCATACGAAATAAATGGGTCTGTGTATTTCGATTTAAAAGAATATAGAAAGTCATATCCTTATGGTGTGATTAGTAAAAATAAAATTGATCGACTTTATCATAAAAAATTAAAATTTTTAAAAGAAAAGCGTGGATTTCACGATTTTTCTTTATGGAAAAAAGCTGATTCTCGTCACATTATGAATTGGAATTCTCCATGGGGAAAAGGATTCCCAGGTTGGCATATAGAATGCACTGCTATGAGTATAAAATATTTAGGAGAAACTTTTGATATACATGGAGGAGGAATCGATCTAAAATTTCCTCATCACGAATGCGAATTAGCACAAGCTATAGGAATTTATAATAAAAGCAATTTTGCGCATTATTGGATGCATGCTAACATGTTCACTTTGAATGGAAAAAAAATGAGCAAATCTACAGGAAACTTTTTGGAAATAAAAGATATTATTTATGATAAATATGATAAAAAAATCTGTGGAAAAGCTTTTTCTCCTAACATTTTTAGATTTTATATTCTATTATCTCATTATAGAAACGTTATGGATTTTTCTTATAAGGGGCTTATAGATGCGGAAAAAGGATATCATAGAATTATGAACGCTGTAAATGTGTTAAGAAATTTTGAACCAAAAACATCAAAAGATATATTAAAGAATCACAATATTTTCAATGTTAATCATTGGATAAATATTTGTTATCAAGCTATTAATGATGATTTTAATACTCCTTTATTAATAGCTCACTTATTTCAAGCTTCTATTCATATTATGAATCATAATTCTCTTCAAAATATAGATCATGTTAATTTATTTTTATTAAAAAAGTATATGATTCATTTTGTGTTTGATATTTTAGGTATTCAAGAAATCAATCATCATGAAGAAAACTCTAGAAAATTAAAAATACTTATTAAAAGACTAATAAAATTTCGTACAGAAGAAAGAAACCAAAAAAATTGGATTATTTCAGATAAAATTCGTAAAGAGTTGTCTTATATAGGCGTTTTATTACATGATAAAAAATTGTTACAATGA
- the atpH gene encoding ATP synthase F1 subunit delta, producing the protein MFSNKKIIQHYAKVFLEYSLINKNSDITYEKMKEISFFLNKNTEICMILHTSMLGYEKKIKILKKIFYNFDFLLFQFIKLLTIRKRESLLKEIFLEYQKIYEENQKGFVESIMISAFPLRKDIQKTIAHKIVSNKKRFHIINRIDKSIIGGFIFRVGYKEWNFSIQEQLSYIKNIFQNY; encoded by the coding sequence ATGTTTTCAAATAAAAAAATAATTCAACATTACGCTAAAGTTTTTTTAGAATATTCTCTTATTAATAAAAATAGCGATATTACTTATGAGAAAATGAAAGAAATATCTTTTTTTTTAAATAAAAACACAGAAATATGTATGATTCTCCATACTTCCATGTTGGGTTATGAAAAAAAAATCAAAATTTTAAAAAAAATATTTTATAATTTTGATTTTTTACTTTTTCAATTTATTAAACTTTTAACTATAAGAAAAAGAGAATCTCTTTTAAAAGAAATTTTTTTAGAATACCAAAAAATATACGAAGAAAATCAAAAAGGATTTGTGGAATCTATTATGATTTCTGCCTTTCCTTTGAGAAAGGATATACAAAAAACAATTGCACATAAAATAGTATCTAATAAAAAAAGATTTCATATCATAAATAGAATTGATAAATCTATTATTGGAGGTTTTATATTCCGTGTAGGATATAAAGAATGGAATTTTAGTATTCAAGAACAATTGTCTTATATTAAAAACATATTTCAAAATTACTAA
- the atpF gene encoding F0F1 ATP synthase subunit B, whose product MDLVTPSIGLIVWHTIIFVILMLFLSKFAWKPIINFIDQREEKIKLSIEKADKMREQLKHIEDKKNKILKEIRIKRDMILKEAIQIKEKIKSKAIEEGTIEKKKIIEETKKNIQIEKKVAIHKLKNEIGYISIQIAEKILKKELDQNDKQDKFIKELVDQY is encoded by the coding sequence ATGGATTTAGTCACTCCTTCTATTGGATTAATTGTTTGGCATACAATAATATTTGTAATACTTATGCTTTTTCTTTCGAAATTTGCTTGGAAACCCATAATAAATTTTATTGATCAAAGAGAGGAAAAAATTAAACTATCTATTGAAAAAGCAGATAAAATGAGAGAACAATTGAAACATATAGAAGATAAGAAAAATAAAATTTTAAAGGAAATTCGTATAAAAAGAGATATGATTTTGAAGGAAGCCATTCAAATCAAAGAAAAAATAAAATCAAAAGCTATAGAAGAAGGTACGATAGAAAAGAAAAAAATTATAGAAGAAACAAAAAAGAATATTCAAATAGAAAAAAAAGTTGCAATTCATAAATTAAAAAATGAAATAGGATATATTTCTATACAAATAGCAGAAAAAATATTAAAAAAAGAGCTAGATCAAAACGATAAACAAGATAAATTTATAAAAGAATTAGTAGATCAATACTAA
- a CDS encoding trans-sulfuration enzyme family protein, with amino-acid sequence MKEETRLIQNILSDPLTGAISTPIYQTSTYVQESPGVHKGFDYSRTNNPTRKILEDLITKLEYGYASLAFSSGLASVDAVLKLLKYGDEIVAIDDIYGGTFRLLNLYKKLGINTKFVDTTDAEKTINSISDNTKLIWLESPTNPTLKISDIEYISKKSKKKNQQILVVVDNTFSSPAIQNPLKLGSDIVVHSATKYLAGHSDVLAGLITVKDTDLYEKLKYIQNATGGVLSPIDCWLTIRGSQTLYLRIKKQSKNAFQIASFLKKNDKIDKIYYPGLSHHKNHFIALKQQRYFGGIVSFSLKKDTIESAKKVVTSTKLFKLAESLGGTKSLICQPATMTHKSTPVEARIHAGIQDSLIRLSMGIENVEDLIEDIDQALKSL; translated from the coding sequence ATGAAGGAAGAAACAAGGCTTATTCAAAATATTTTGTCTGATCCTCTTACAGGCGCAATATCCACACCAATATATCAAACATCAACTTATGTACAGGAATCTCCTGGTGTTCATAAAGGATTCGACTATAGTAGAACTAATAACCCTACAAGAAAAATATTGGAAGATTTAATAACTAAATTGGAATACGGTTATGCTAGTCTCGCGTTTTCTTCTGGATTAGCATCTGTGGATGCTGTATTAAAATTGCTAAAATATGGGGATGAAATAGTAGCTATAGATGATATTTATGGAGGAACATTCCGTTTACTGAATCTGTATAAAAAATTAGGAATTAACACTAAATTTGTAGACACAACAGACGCAGAAAAAACTATTAATTCTATTTCCGATAATACTAAATTAATTTGGTTGGAATCTCCAACCAATCCTACTTTAAAAATTTCTGATATAGAATATATTAGCAAAAAATCCAAAAAGAAAAATCAACAAATTTTAGTTGTTGTAGATAATACTTTTTCTTCTCCTGCTATTCAAAATCCTTTGAAATTAGGATCAGATATAGTAGTTCATAGTGCGACAAAATATTTAGCAGGACATTCAGATGTATTAGCGGGATTAATTACAGTGAAAGACACTGACTTATATGAAAAATTAAAATATATTCAAAATGCAACTGGAGGCGTTCTCTCCCCTATTGATTGTTGGTTGACAATAAGAGGAAGTCAAACATTATATTTACGTATAAAAAAACAATCTAAAAATGCATTTCAAATTGCTTCTTTCTTAAAAAAGAATGATAAAATAGATAAAATCTATTACCCTGGATTATCGCATCATAAAAATCATTTTATAGCATTAAAACAACAACGATATTTCGGAGGAATTGTTTCTTTTAGTCTTAAAAAAGACACAATAGAGTCAGCAAAAAAAGTAGTCACCTCTACAAAATTATTTAAGTTAGCAGAAAGCTTGGGGGGGACAAAAAGTTTGATTTGTCAACCAGCAACTATGACTCATAAATCTACTCCTGTAGAAGCTAGAATTCATGCAGGAATACAAGATTCACTCATACGTTTATCTATGGGAATAGAAAATGTAGAAGATCTTATAGAAGATATCGATCAAGCCTTAAAATCATTGTAA
- the atpA gene encoding F0F1 ATP synthase subunit alpha, with product MSDLKYSEISSILKKELSNFQFETKLSEFGVIVQIGDGVVRSFGLNSAFYGELVEFHDGTKGMVLNLEEDHVSIVLLSPPKNLKEGDIVKRTKKIFSIKVGENMLGRIVNVLGDPIDGKGSIEGDLFEMPLERKAPGVIYREPVKEPLQTGIKFIDSMIPIGKGQRELIIGDRQTGKTTIAIDTIINQKRFFEQNKPVYCIYVAISQKGSTIARIAKILQEKGAMSYTIIVSATSSDPVSMQVFAPFSGTAIGEYFRDTGRSSLVVYDDLSKQAVSYREISLLLRRPPGREAYPGDVFYLHSRLLERSAKIIKDQKMAENMNDIPFSIIKKIKGGGSLTALPIIETQSGDISSYIPTNVISITDGQIFLEKDLFHSGVRPAINESISVSRVGGSAQIKSMREISGTLKLDQAQFRELESFSKFGSELDSYTMNILKKGRINIEILKQPSHTPYDIADQIAIIYAGTKNLLHKIPIDRISDFEKEYLFYLKEKHENILTSLRSGILNEEISNILETVVLELSDKYV from the coding sequence ATGTCAGATTTAAAATATTCTGAAATTTCATCAATTCTTAAGAAGGAATTATCAAATTTTCAATTTGAAACAAAATTATCCGAATTTGGGGTGATTGTTCAAATAGGGGATGGAGTTGTTAGATCTTTTGGCCTTAATTCCGCTTTTTATGGAGAATTAGTTGAATTTCATGATGGAACAAAAGGAATGGTTTTGAATCTAGAAGAAGATCATGTAAGTATAGTTTTACTTAGTCCCCCAAAAAATTTGAAAGAAGGAGACATAGTAAAAAGAACTAAAAAAATTTTTTCAATCAAAGTAGGGGAAAATATGTTAGGTCGTATTGTAAATGTATTAGGAGATCCTATAGATGGAAAAGGTTCTATAGAAGGAGACCTATTTGAAATGCCGTTAGAAAGAAAGGCTCCAGGTGTTATTTACAGAGAACCTGTTAAAGAACCACTTCAAACAGGTATAAAATTTATAGATTCTATGATTCCCATAGGAAAAGGACAAAGAGAATTAATTATTGGTGATAGACAAACTGGAAAAACAACTATAGCTATTGATACAATTATTAATCAAAAAAGATTTTTTGAACAAAATAAACCTGTTTATTGCATTTATGTAGCTATTAGTCAAAAGGGTTCTACAATAGCGAGAATTGCAAAAATTTTACAAGAAAAAGGAGCAATGTCTTACACAATTATAGTTTCTGCGACTTCTTCTGATCCAGTTTCTATGCAAGTTTTTGCTCCATTTTCTGGAACTGCTATAGGTGAATATTTTAGGGACACAGGTCGCTCTTCCTTAGTCGTATACGATGATCTTTCAAAACAAGCGGTTTCTTATAGGGAAATATCCTTATTATTACGACGTCCTCCTGGTAGAGAAGCTTATCCCGGAGATGTCTTTTATTTACATTCTCGTCTTTTAGAACGATCAGCTAAAATTATAAAAGATCAAAAAATGGCTGAAAATATGAATGATATTCCATTTTCTATTATAAAAAAAATCAAAGGGGGAGGATCTTTAACTGCATTACCTATTATTGAAACTCAGTCTGGAGACATATCTTCTTATATTCCTACGAATGTTATTTCTATTACAGATGGACAAATTTTTTTAGAAAAAGATTTATTTCATTCTGGAGTGCGTCCTGCAATTAATGAAAGTATATCTGTTTCTCGTGTAGGAGGATCTGCACAAATTAAATCTATGAGAGAAATATCTGGAACTTTAAAATTAGATCAAGCTCAATTTAGAGAATTAGAATCTTTTTCTAAATTTGGTTCAGAATTGGATTCATACACTATGAATATCCTAAAAAAAGGAAGAATTAATATAGAAATATTAAAACAACCTTCTCATACTCCTTATGATATAGCAGATCAGATAGCTATTATTTATGCTGGAACTAAAAATTTACTTCATAAGATTCCCATTGATAGAATTTCAGATTTTGAAAAAGAATATCTTTTTTATCTAAAAGAGAAACATGAAAATATTTTAACTTCTTTAAGAAGTGGAATTTTAAACGAAGAAATATCAAATATTTTAGAAACAGTAGTTTTAGAATTAAGTGATAAATATGTCTAA
- the tsaB gene encoding tRNA (adenosine(37)-N6)-threonylcarbamoyltransferase complex dimerization subunit type 1 TsaB: protein MSLILNLETSTKNCSVCIAKNGTCLTCVEENSEEYIHSEKLHTFIQYAINISGIHIKDLKSICVSKGPGSYTSLRIGASSARGLCSALNIPLLSVDSLTVMSYKINIKKGFLIPMIHAKSNFFYISLFNESKERLNPIRIKKLDDNFFESFSRYNKVYFVGNIPINNRKIFLGKNEFLYKTPSAMDMSYISYKKFSEKKFHDIEKFIPFYL, encoded by the coding sequence ATGTCTTTAATTCTAAATTTAGAAACTTCTACAAAAAATTGTTCAGTGTGTATTGCTAAAAATGGAACATGTCTAACTTGTGTAGAAGAAAATTCTGAGGAATATATTCATTCAGAAAAATTGCATACATTCATACAATATGCTATAAATATTTCCGGCATTCATATTAAGGATTTGAAATCTATTTGTGTCAGCAAAGGGCCTGGATCTTATACTTCTTTGAGAATAGGAGCATCCTCTGCTAGAGGATTATGTTCGGCTTTAAATATTCCTTTGTTATCTGTCGATTCATTAACTGTAATGAGTTACAAAATAAACATAAAAAAAGGATTTTTAATCCCCATGATACATGCTAAATCTAATTTTTTCTATATTTCGTTATTTAATGAATCAAAAGAAAGATTGAATCCTATTAGGATAAAAAAATTAGACGATAATTTTTTTGAATCTTTTTCAAGATATAATAAAGTATATTTTGTAGGAAATATTCCTATTAATAATAGAAAAATTTTTTTAGGAAAAAATGAATTTTTATACAAAACTCCATCTGCAATGGACATGTCTTACATATCTTACAAAAAATTTTCCGAAAAAAAATTTCATGATATAGAAAAATTTATTCCTTTTTATTTATAA
- the nadE gene encoding NAD(+) synthase, which translates to MIKAEKVIKYIVSWLKEYIKKSESNGFIIGISGGIDSSVTSFLVALTRFPTLMLEMPILEKKNFLPIKHAKFLTKKFSNVSYLKKDLSILFKTFCHVTNGIDSAKLSLALANVKSRIRMLTLYYYANVKNYLVVGTGNKVEDFGVGFFTKYGDGGVDLHPIADLTKSEVRFIAKKLNIINEIQKAEPTDGLWEDHRSDEDQLGATYEELEWAMEIMKKKDHTFSEIEHKILKKYQILHKKNLHKMIPIPVCKIPDEIKK; encoded by the coding sequence ATGATAAAAGCAGAAAAAGTAATTAAATATATTGTTTCCTGGTTAAAAGAATATATTAAAAAATCTGAATCTAATGGTTTTATTATTGGGATATCTGGAGGAATAGATTCTTCAGTGACATCTTTTTTAGTAGCTTTAACAAGATTTCCTACTCTGATGCTAGAAATGCCTATTTTAGAGAAAAAAAATTTTTTACCTATAAAACATGCCAAATTTTTGACAAAAAAATTTTCTAATGTTTCTTATCTTAAAAAAGATTTATCTATTTTATTCAAAACTTTTTGTCATGTAACTAATGGAATTGATAGTGCAAAACTATCTTTAGCATTAGCTAATGTAAAATCCCGTATTCGTATGTTAACTTTATACTATTATGCAAATGTTAAAAATTATCTTGTTGTTGGAACTGGAAACAAAGTGGAAGATTTTGGAGTCGGTTTTTTTACAAAATATGGAGACGGAGGAGTAGATTTACACCCTATAGCTGATTTAACTAAAAGTGAAGTTCGTTTTATAGCTAAAAAATTAAATATCATTAATGAAATTCAAAAAGCAGAACCAACGGATGGGCTTTGGGAAGATCATCGATCAGACGAAGATCAATTAGGAGCTACTTATGAGGAGTTAGAATGGGCAATGGAAATTATGAAAAAAAAAGACCACACTTTTTCTGAAATAGAACATAAAATTTTAAAAAAATATCAAATTTTACATAAAAAAAATTTACATAAGATGATTCCTATTCCTGTGTGCAAAATACCTGATGAAATAAAAAAATGA